The following proteins come from a genomic window of Sander vitreus isolate 19-12246 chromosome 14, sanVit1, whole genome shotgun sequence:
- the LOC144529292 gene encoding G-protein coupled receptor 20: MESLLTNISSTSTLEPLMPLLTPDPTNCSAWDQQWGAPYLQRLAHLDVQLYQDFYAVWVFLMVCNCLMLVVGVVLNSLALYVFCGASTHSSASVVYTINLAVADLLVALSLSARIALYHSGGSCVACSYVHTFSYFVNMYCSILFLTSICIDRYLAVVHVSSTLHRCRTPGTARCVSAIVWFIAVVVTYSFQTTALEFSSSCVLLPALFYLTILEFLLPLLAVAGFTLRVACFLSSSHGPMPQQSRARRARAVRLLATVLVVFTICFTPFHVRQVLVYFRVKFGGEGLGQGAGHVLAYHITVTLSSLNSCLDPVVYCFVTDSFKRVWRTRRRGAREGDGEAGHTSGGEGERNSVNKKPGTAMAIAHSVATLTLTSSPLSAANMEQSS, encoded by the exons ATGGAGAGCCTTCTCACCAACATCAGCTCCACCTCCACCCTTGAGCCCCTCATGCCCCTATTGACCCCTGACCCAACTAACTGCAGCGCCTGGGACCAGCAGTGGGGAGCGCCATACCTGCAAAGGTTAGCCCACCTGGATGTGCAGCTGTACCAAGACTTCTACGCTGTGTGGGTCTTTCTCATG gtgtgtaaCTGTCTGATGCTGGTTGTTGGTGTGGTCCTCAACAGTCTGGCTCTCTATGTCTTCTGTGGGGCCTCCACCCACTCCTCGGCCTCTGTGGTTTACACCATAAACCTTGCTGTAgctgacctgctggtggcactgTCGTTGTCAGCGCGCATCGCTCTGTACCACAGTGGAGGGAGCTGTGTTGCCTGCTCCTATGTTCACACCTTCAGCTACTTTGTCAACATGTATTGTAGTATACTGTTTCTGACCAG TATCTGTATAGATCGATACCTCGCTGTCGTCCATGTGTCCAGTACTCTCCATCGATGCAGGACCCCAGGAACAGCCAGGTGTGTCAGCGCCATAGTTTGGTTCATTGCAGTTGTGGTCACCTACTCCTTCCAG ACCACAGCGTTGGAGTTCAGCTCCTCCTGTGTGCTCCTCCCTGCCCTCTTCTATCTCACCATTCTGGAGTTTCTGCTTCCCCTGCTGGCCGTGGCGGGCTTCACTCTGCGCGTCGCCTGCTTTCTCTCCTCCAGCCACGGTCCAATGCCCCAGCAGAGCAGGGCAAGGAGGGCGCGTGCTGTCAGACTGCTGGCCACCGTCCTGGTGGTCTTCACTATCTGCTTCACTCCGTTCCACGTCCGGCAGGTGCTGGTTTATTTCCGGGTCAAATTCGGAGGGGAGGGGCTAGGGCAGGGGGCAGGGCATGTACTTGCCTATCACATCACAGTTACCCTGAGCAGCCTGAACAGCTGCCTGGATCCAGTGGTTTACTGCTTTGTGACGGACAGCTTCAAGAGAGTGTGGAGAACGAGGAGGAGGGGAGCGAGGGAGGGGGACGGGGAGGCGGGGCACACAAGTGGGGGAGAAGGGGAGAGGAACTCGGTGAATAAAAAGCCAGGTACGGCAATGGCAATAGCTCACAGCGTGGCCACACTTACCCTCACAagctctcccctctctgctgcCAACATGGAACAGTCCTCTTAA